In one Scomber japonicus isolate fScoJap1 chromosome 6, fScoJap1.pri, whole genome shotgun sequence genomic region, the following are encoded:
- the hnrnpul1 gene encoding heterogeneous nuclear ribonucleoprotein U-like protein 1: MSVDVKKLKVNELKEELQRRGLDTRGLKADLVERLKAALEAEAQADTSEPGEPGEQGEQGDQEEQGDEYCQDFQDNEDNDDGEDAPEQQEAAEDEDDDGDGEGEGEAPQEEEDDEARDSGGYYEEEEAEGEPYESQPASDSGHSMPDFTADVDIHKSNVTPEEENKLVPEPELEPEPEPEPEPEPEPEQKVENKEEIKVEIKTEDDSGAPVDREQDNHGTEQQHEQDSAAQAEQVKVEADKGGNYSRKRPYEENRGYGYYEHREDKRSRTPQPPAEDEEENIDDTLVTIDTYNCDLHFKVSRDRYSGYPLTIEGFAYLWAGARATHGVTQGRVCYEMKINEEIPVKHLPSSEPDPHVVRIGWSINHTSTQLGEEPFSFGYGGTGKKSSDCKFADFGEKFGENDVIGCYIDFDSGEEVEMGYSKNGVSLGVAFRTTKEALAGRALFPHVLVKNCAVEFNFGQKGEPYFPPPEGYTYIHNIDMEDKIRGTKGPASKSECEILMMVGLPACGKTTWAIKHAETNPEKKYNILGTNAIMDKMKVMGLRRQKNYSGRWDVLIQQATQCLNRLIEIAARKRRNYILDQTNVYGSARRRKMRPFEGFQRKAIVICPTDEDLKERTLKQTNEQGKDVPDHAVLEMKANFTIPEACDFLEAVTYIELQRDEADKLLKQYNEEGRKAGPPPEKRFDNRQGGFRGRGSGSFQRYDNRDSSRGSYQNRSGDGGSGYRGGYNRGSYNQNRWGSNYRDGGSDTRGGYNRSQQSGASYNRPAPYSKGGYQQGYSQSYNQGYNQGSYNQNYYSNYSQYPGYSQSYSQTPTTAQTYNHHQQQPQQQPPQQQPQQQQQQQQQQSYNQQYQQYAQQWQQYYQNQNQWNQYYSQYGSYPGQGSQGSSSGSQ, translated from the exons AAGCAGCTGAGGATGAGgacgatgatggtgatggtgaaggTGAAGGTGAAGCGCctcaagaagaggaagatgatgaggcTAGAGATTCAGGTGGTTActacgaggaagaggaggcagagggtgAGCCATACGAAAGTCAACCAGCTTCAGACTCGGGTCACAGCATGCCCGACTTCACAGCGGACGTCGACATTCACAAATCCAACGTGACGCCCGAGGAAGAGAACAAGCTTGTCCCTGAGCCGGAGCTGGagccagaaccagaaccagagccagaaccagagccagagccagagcagAAAGTTGAGAACAAAGAAG AAATAAAAGTGGAGATCAAAACTGAAGATGACTCTGGAGCTCCTGTAGACAGAGAGCAGGATAATCATGGGACGGAGCAGCAGCATGAGCAAGACAGCGCAGCTCAGGCTGAGCAAGTTAAAGTAGAGGCTGATAAAGGCGGGAACTACAGCCGCAAGAGACCATATGAGGAGAACAGGGGCTACGGCTACTATGAGCACCGCGAGGACAAGAG ATCCCGCACACCACAGCCCCCCgcagaagatgaggaagaaaacATTGATGACACGCTTGTTACAATTGATACGT acaATTGTGATCTGCACTTCAAAGTGTCCCGAGATCGTTACAGCGGTTACCCACTGACGATCGAAGGCTTTGCTTACCTGTGGGCTGGAGCACGAGCTACACATGGTGTCACCCAGGGTCGTGTGTGCTACGAGATGAAG aTCAATGAGGAAATTCCCGTGAAGCACCTGCCAAGCAGTGAGCCAGACCCCCACGTGGTCAGAATTGGATGGTCCATCAACCACACCAGCACTCAGCTTG GTGAGGAGCCCTTCTCCTTTGGATATGGAGGAACAGGAAAGAAATCGTCTGACTGTAAATTTGCAGACTTTGGCGAGAAGTTTGGTGAAAACGATGTCATCGGTTGTTATATT GACTTCGACAGCGGTGAAGAGGTGGAGATGGGCTATTCCAAGAACGGTGTGTCGTTGGGCGTTGCTTTCCGGACGACCAAGGAAGCACTGGCGGGTCGGGCCCTTTTCCCTCACGTCCTAGTGAAAAATTGTGCCGTCGAGTTCAACTTTGGCCAGAAGGGGGAGCCTTACTTTCCCCCGCCAGAGGGATACACCTACATCCACAACATCGACATGGAGGACAAGATCAGAGGCACAAAAGGACCTGCCAGCAAATCTGAATGCGAG ATCTTGATGATGGTCGGCTTGCCCGCCTGTGGAAAGACTACTTGGGCCATAAAGCACGCAGAGACCAACCCTGAGAAGAAGTACAACATCCTGGGCACCAACGCCATCATGGACAAGATGAAG GTGATGGGTCTGCGTCGCCAGAAGAACTACTCCGGCCGGTGGGATGTCCTGATACAGCAGGCCACCCAGTGTCTCAACAGGCTGATCGAGATCGCTGCACGCAAGAGGCGCAACTACATCCTGGATCAG ACAAATGTATATGGATCAGCAAGGAGACGAAAAATGCGTCCTTTTGAAGGTTTTCAACGCAAGGCTATTGTAATTTGTCCCACGGACGAGGATTTAAAAGAACGAACATTAAAGCAAACCAATGAGCAGGGGAAGGATGTGCCCGATCATGCTGTTTTAGAAATGAAAG CCAACTTTACTATCCCTGAGGCTTGCGACTTCCTGGAGGCGGTGACGTACATTGAGCTGCAACGCGACGAGGCTGACAAGCTGTTGAAGCAGTACAATGAGGAGGGTCGCAAAGCTGGACCGCCCCCCGAGAAACGCTTTGACAACAGGCAGGGTGGTTTCCGTGGCCGCGGCAGCGGTAGCTTCCAGCGGTACGACAACCGCGACAGTTCCCGCGGTAGTTACCAGAACCGCAGCGGAGACGGAGGCAGTGGATACAGAGGAG GCTACAATCGTGGCAGCTACAACCAAAACCGCTGGGGCAGCAACTACCGTGATGGAGGCTCTGACACACGTGGTGGATATAACCGCAGCCAGCAGTCAGGAGCAAGCTACAATCGCCCGGCTCCTTACAGCAAAGGAGGATACCAGCAG GGCTACAGCCAGAGCTACAACCAGGGGTACAACCAGGGCAGCTACAACCAGAACTACTACAGCAACTACAGTCAGTACCCAGGATACAGCCAGAGCTACAGCCAGACGCCGACCACTGCACAGACGTACAACCACCACCAGCAACAGCCGCAACAGCAGCCACCgcagcagcagccgcagcagcagcagcaacaacaacaacaacagagctACAACCAGCAATATCAGCAG TATGCTCAGCAGTGGCAGCAGTActaccagaaccagaaccagtgGAACCAGTATTACAGCCAGTACGGCAGCTACCCTGGACAGGGCAGCCAAGGCTCATCTTCAGGTTCCCAGTAG
- the rasgrp4 gene encoding RAS guanyl-releasing protein 4 encodes MNKTKRKPNVESSGVLKSRKLVQRRRNTCPSPQDISRALQSPSSAPSASAASLDELIHRCLNCFDLEGKHSSPRGSQLVHMTLMMHNWVVPSQTFAQKLLTLYKDCPSDRRGLRRAQICHLVRQWISQFPAVFEADPLLEQTMGDLWALVRSDREETHSQLIDTSCLNPHANISQAPSPSVKKRKVSLIFDHMEPDEMAEHLSYLEFKNFCTVSFLDYRIYVVRGSVRDNPALERSVMMCNGVSQWVQLMILSRHTAQQRAQVFTKFIHVAQKLRALQNFNTLMAVTGGLCHSSISRLKDTANLLTPDITKALSEMTELLSSRSNYSNYRRVYNECSGFKVPILGVHLKDLISLNEALPDYLDEDKINLGKLQHLYSNINDLLAIHSSTPPFEANKDLLHLLTLSLDLYYTEDEIYELSYTKEPKNPKIQPVAPVKSPVVAEWGSGVTPRLDPDTISKHVKQMVDSIMKNYDQNQDGYISLEDFEKIAANFPFSFCTHETDRQGQISREEITSYFMRGMSICAKLGYNFNDAHNFHETTYKRPTFCDTCGGFLWGVIKQGYHCKDCGMNCHRHCRDLVGMECLKKHKNTTGSCPCTPAPESRSKNSWSSEDETFVFPQSNESEHNKGTSIWKNYTDDSTLSHRSTQTDPGIWTPEKKDRRGYIHNSLVHASPERRVNTLPHRARGCSMPVPVSFLQEKMEELHLYKDKSREPD; translated from the exons ATGAACAAGACCAAAag GAAACCCAACGTGGAGAGCTCTGGTGTGCTAAAGAGCAGGAAGCTGGTCCAGCGGAGGAGGAATACATGTCCCAGTCCTCAGGACATCAGCCGGGCCCTGCAGAGCCCCAGCTCTGCTCCCAGTGCCAGTGCTGCCAGTCTGGATGAGCTCATACATCGCTGCCTAAACTGCTTTG ATTTAGAGGGAAAGCATTCCAGCCCCAGAGGGTCCCAGCTGGTCCACATGACCCTGATGATGCACAATTGGGTCGTGCCATCTCAGACGTTCGCCCAGAAACTTCTCACTCT CTATAAGGATTGTCCCTCGGATAGGAGAGGACTGAGGCGGGCACAGATCTGCCATCTTGTCAG GCAGTGGATCAGCCAGTTCCCAGCAGTATTTGAGGCAGACCCCCTTCTCGAGCAGACTATGGGGGACCTGTGGGCACTGGTCCggtcagacagagaggagacgcACTCGCAGCTCATCGACACCTCCTGTCT AAACCCTCATGCAAACATATCCCAGGCACCCTCACCTTctgtgaagaagaggaaggtgtCTTTGATCTTCGACCACATGGAGCCAGATGAGATGGCTGAACATCTCAGCTACCTGGAGTTCAAGAACTTCTGTACTGTTTCA TTCCTGGACTACCGCATCTACGTGGTACGAGGCTCAGTGAGAGACAACCCTGCTCTGGAGCGCTCGGTCATGATGTGTAATGGAGTCTCCCAGTGGGTCCAGCTGATGATCCTCAGCAGACACACAGCCCAGCAGAGAGCGCAGGTCTTCACCAAGTTCATTCATGTGGCTCAG AAACTTCGAGCTCTGCAAAACTTTAACACTCTAATGGCGGTAACTGGAGGCCTCTGTCACAGCTCAATCTCCCGCCTAAAAGACACAGCAAACCTGCTGACACCTGACATCACTAAG GCCCTGAGCGAGATGACAGAGCTTCTCTCCTCGAGGAGCAACTACAGCAACTACCGGCGGGTTTACAACGAGTGCAGCGGCTTCAAAGTGCCCATCCTGGGTGTGCACCTGAAAGATCTGATCTCGCTGAATGAGGCCCTGCCAGACTACTTAGACGAGGACAAGATCAACCTGGGCAAGCTTCAGCACCTGTACAGCAACATCAACGACCTGCTGGCCATTCACAGCTCCACACCACCGTTCGAGGCCAACAAAGACCTTCTGCACCTGCTCACG CTCTCTCTAGATCTATACTACACTGAGGATGAGATATATGAACTTTCATACACCAAGGAACCCAAAAACCCCAAGATCCAG CCTGTAGCTCCAGTTAAGTCACCCGTAGTGGCTGAGTGGGGTTCGGGGGTCACACCTCGGCTCGACCCCGACACCATATCCAAACACGTCAAACAGATGGTGGAT TCCATAATGAAAAACTACGACCAGAACCAGGACGGCTACATTTCACTGGAAGACTTTGAGAAAATAGCAGCCaacttccccttttccttctgCACTCACGAAACTGACAG GCAGGGACAAATCAGCCGTGAAGAAATCACCTCTTACTTCATGAGGGGAATGTCTATATGTGCTAAGCTGGGCTATAACTTCAATGACGCGCATAACTTCCATGAAACCACCTATAAACGGCCCACTTTCTGTGACACTTGTGGAGGCTTT CTATGGGGAGTCATCAAACAAGGCTACCACTGTAAAG aCTGTGGCATGAACTGTCACAGGCACTGTAGGGATCTAGTAGGAATGGAGTGCTtgaagaaacataaaaacacaaccgGGTCCTGCCCGTGCACCCCTGCGCCTGAGTCAAGAAGCAAGAACAGTTGGA GTTCAGAGGATGAGACCTTTGTTTTCCCCCAAAGTAACGAGTCAGAACACAACAAGGGCACTTCCATTTGGAAAAATTACACCGATGATTCAACGCTGTCACACCGCTCCACTCAGACAGATCCTGGAATATGGACACCTGAGAAAAAGGACAGGAGGGGATACATCCACAACTCTCTTGTACACGCATCCCCAGAAAGAAGG GTCAACACGCTGCCACACAGAGCTCGAGGCTGCTCCATGCCTGTGCCTGTTTCCTTCCTgcaggagaagatggaggagctGCATCTCTACAAAGACAAGAGCAGAGAGCCAGACTGA